From a region of the Gemmatimonadota bacterium genome:
- a CDS encoding carbonic anhydrase, translating into MPKSPTERNALLGQRPFAVVVSCTDQPIPAWRLFGDDPGIRIVAAAGGVVDDLQTSRIEHACRVEGAAALVVLGHTGCEAVRQGVFQARRGVHTRLARAMGGLASGLPLEGGRMPRSVLDALIERNVERALQSLRDLSSIVAALELGGRLRLAAALYDEDRGEVEFLPTVSPHRWPAPDEEPLA; encoded by the coding sequence GTGCCGAAATCCCCGACCGAGCGCAACGCCCTGCTCGGCCAACGCCCCTTCGCCGTCGTCGTCTCCTGCACGGATCAGCCCATCCCGGCCTGGCGGCTGTTCGGAGACGATCCCGGGATCCGCATCGTAGCGGCGGCGGGCGGGGTGGTCGACGATCTCCAGACCTCCCGGATCGAGCACGCCTGCCGGGTCGAGGGTGCCGCCGCGCTCGTGGTGCTGGGACACACGGGCTGCGAGGCCGTGCGGCAGGGAGTCTTCCAGGCACGACGCGGCGTCCACACGCGCCTGGCGCGGGCGATGGGTGGGTTGGCGTCGGGACTGCCCCTGGAGGGTGGCCGGATGCCGCGGAGCGTGCTCGACGCCCTGATCGAACGCAATGTCGAGCGCGCCCTGCAGTCCTTGCGCGACCTCAGCTCGATCGTGGCGGCGTTGGAGCTCGGCGGGCGGTTGCGGTTGGCTGCCGCGCTCTACGACGAAGACCGTGGGGAGGTGGAGTTCCTCCCCACGGTCTCGCCCCACCGCTGGCCCGCACCGGACGAGGAACCGCTCGCCTGA
- a CDS encoding winged helix-turn-helix domain-containing protein has protein sequence MPDGPPTWHFLSNHAHVLISIAVDPDLTVRELAQHIGITERAVIRIIGELDEGGFLERTREGRRNHYEVHLDRPLRHPVEAHCTVGDLVQMHLKEEMAGQEG, from the coding sequence GTGCCTGACGGACCGCCGACCTGGCATTTCCTGAGCAATCACGCCCACGTCCTGATCTCGATCGCCGTGGACCCGGACCTGACCGTCCGGGAGCTGGCCCAGCACATCGGGATCACCGAGCGGGCCGTGATCCGGATCATTGGCGAGCTGGACGAGGGGGGGTTCCTGGAGCGCACCCGGGAGGGGCGCCGGAACCACTACGAGGTCCACCTGGACCGGCCTCTCCGGCACCCGGTGGAAGCCCACTGCACGGTGGGGGACCTGGTGCAGATGCACCTCAAAGAGGAGATGGCGGGGCAGGAGGGGTAG
- the dctP gene encoding TRAP transporter substrate-binding protein DctP, giving the protein MSGGRDGAATPTHGAGNEPAAVPLGRRAFVGRAAAGLAATTAVACGGGDGELDGAPAVQTNRTVRWRMASSYPRNLDTLWGSAEAFSRHLSELTGGRFELRPYPSGELVPGLEVLDAVQQGAVQCGQTPSYYYTGKNPALAFDTCVPFGFNARQQAAWLQEGGGLEHMRRVYADFNILHFPMGNTGAQMGGWFRREVNSASDLRGIKMRIPGMGGLVMDRIGVSVQNIAAGELFPALERGAIDAAEWVGPADDERLGLQDAAAYYYYPGWWEPGPEVACIVNQQAWDQLPSEYQVALRVAASATRQELQAAYDARNPPALARLVEGGVQLRPFSTEIMDVARRATEEMLEESAAADAGYREIYESWKQFRDASFSWFATTELAYAEYAFRKG; this is encoded by the coding sequence ATGAGCGGAGGTCGGGACGGCGCAGCCACACCCACGCACGGAGCCGGGAACGAACCGGCGGCCGTGCCCCTCGGTCGGCGTGCCTTCGTCGGGAGGGCCGCCGCCGGACTCGCCGCCACCACGGCCGTGGCCTGCGGGGGCGGGGACGGCGAGCTCGACGGCGCTCCCGCCGTGCAGACCAACCGCACGGTGCGATGGCGCATGGCCTCCAGCTATCCCCGCAATCTGGACACGCTGTGGGGATCCGCGGAGGCGTTCTCCCGGCACCTCTCGGAGCTGACCGGCGGCCGCTTCGAGCTGCGGCCCTATCCGTCGGGGGAGCTGGTGCCCGGACTCGAGGTGCTGGACGCGGTCCAGCAGGGGGCCGTCCAGTGCGGGCAAACCCCCAGCTACTACTACACCGGCAAGAACCCCGCGCTCGCCTTCGACACCTGCGTGCCCTTCGGCTTCAATGCGCGCCAGCAAGCCGCGTGGCTGCAGGAAGGGGGCGGCCTGGAGCACATGCGGCGCGTCTACGCCGACTTCAACATCCTCCACTTCCCCATGGGCAACACCGGCGCGCAGATGGGCGGCTGGTTCCGGCGCGAGGTGAACTCGGCGTCGGATCTGCGCGGCATCAAGATGCGCATCCCGGGGATGGGCGGGCTGGTGATGGACCGGATCGGGGTGTCCGTGCAGAACATCGCTGCAGGTGAGCTCTTCCCGGCCCTCGAGCGCGGTGCGATCGACGCGGCCGAGTGGGTGGGTCCGGCCGACGACGAACGTCTGGGGCTCCAGGACGCGGCAGCCTACTACTACTACCCGGGATGGTGGGAGCCGGGCCCCGAGGTGGCGTGCATCGTCAACCAGCAGGCCTGGGACCAGCTGCCCTCCGAGTATCAGGTCGCGCTGCGGGTGGCCGCGTCCGCCACCCGACAGGAGCTGCAGGCCGCCTACGACGCGCGCAATCCGCCCGCGCTCGCGCGCCTGGTGGAAGGAGGCGTGCAGCTCCGCCCCTTCTCCACCGAGATCATGGACGTCGCCCGCCGCGCCACCGAGGAGATGCTGGAGGAGAGCGCGGCGGCCGACGCGGGCTACCGAGAGATCTACGAGAGCTGGAAGCAGTTCCGGGACGCGTCGTTCTCCTGGTTCGCGACCACGGAGCTGGCCTACGCGGAGTACGCGTTCCGGAAGGGGTGA
- a CDS encoding MBL fold metallo-hydrolase, with the protein MGVIAVVLSVATLLTPTDTLYLELVGNAGVVLSDGEVSLLVDLPYESGAFGYQEYSVGSLQPRGQVVSVITHAHTDHFDAGLWRSREPWRVMGPPSVVAGLPPDRVLRGDSVRIGSFDVVALRTPHTPDHQSYRLRWRGRVVHATGDTEDPSALEGSPDLDVLFITPWLSCAAAERGIELPGRSIAYHLRPDGGDRLCAGVTGSHQGTRITLSPASPAG; encoded by the coding sequence ATGGGAGTGATCGCGGTCGTGTTGAGCGTCGCCACGCTACTGACGCCTACGGACACGCTGTACCTGGAGCTCGTGGGCAATGCGGGCGTGGTGCTCAGCGATGGGGAGGTCTCGTTGCTGGTGGATCTCCCCTACGAGTCGGGTGCCTTCGGCTACCAGGAGTATTCCGTGGGTTCGCTCCAGCCCAGAGGGCAGGTGGTCTCCGTCATCACCCACGCGCATACGGATCACTTCGACGCCGGACTCTGGCGATCACGCGAACCCTGGCGGGTGATGGGTCCGCCGAGCGTCGTGGCGGGTCTTCCCCCGGACCGGGTGCTGCGCGGGGACAGTGTCCGCATCGGCTCCTTCGATGTGGTCGCGCTGCGCACGCCGCACACGCCCGACCACCAATCCTATCGGCTCCGTTGGCGTGGCCGCGTCGTGCACGCCACGGGAGACACGGAAGACCCCTCCGCGCTCGAGGGCAGCCCGGATCTCGATGTCTTGTTCATCACTCCATGGCTCAGTTGCGCGGCCGCGGAGCGGGGGATCGAGCTGCCGGGACGCTCCATCGCCTATCATCTGCGGCCCGACGGCGGGGACCGCCTCTGCGCGGGTGTGACCGGATCGCACCAGGGTACGCGGATCACCCTGTCTCCGGCTTCGCCCGCGGGCTGA
- a CDS encoding peptidase M14, whose product GIREGHEPGSMPDRYVGGLGEAGTEAIGRFVREGGWLVAFDASVDYAIATFDLPFRNVVRGVDSQDFFIPGSIIQLRVDPSHPLTWGVAEDAVTLFAGSQVLEHSGSDGASRTPVCYADTDYLVSGWTLGGDAYLAGRTAAAQVPVGDGQVVLFGFTPHFRGQPRNTFKLLFNALMGPVTEGLPAGEGLRCR is encoded by the coding sequence GGCATCCGCGAGGGTCACGAGCCCGGCAGCATGCCCGACCGGTACGTGGGTGGACTGGGCGAGGCCGGGACGGAGGCCATCGGGCGGTTCGTGCGCGAAGGCGGGTGGCTGGTCGCGTTCGATGCGTCCGTGGACTATGCGATCGCCACCTTCGATCTGCCCTTCCGCAACGTCGTGCGCGGCGTGGACTCGCAGGACTTCTTCATTCCCGGGTCGATCATCCAGCTGCGCGTGGATCCATCGCACCCGCTGACCTGGGGCGTGGCGGAGGATGCGGTCACCCTGTTCGCGGGCAGCCAGGTGCTGGAGCATTCCGGCAGCGACGGAGCCTCCCGGACGCCGGTGTGCTACGCCGACACCGACTACCTCGTCAGCGGCTGGACCCTGGGCGGAGATGCGTACCTGGCGGGTCGCACGGCCGCCGCCCAGGTGCCCGTCGGTGACGGACAGGTGGTGCTGTTCGGGTTCACGCCACACTTCCGCGGTCAGCCGCGCAACACGTTCAAGCTGCTGTTCAACGCGTTGATGGGTCCGGTCACGGAGGGGCTGCCGGCGGGGGAGGGGCTGAGGTGCAGGTAG
- a CDS encoding SulP family inorganic anion transporter: protein MSKTSFFSNVRGNLFGGLTAGIVALPLALAFGEQTELGAIAGLYGAIALGIVAAIFGGTRTQISGPTAPMTVVSAVVIAEAIRFAGGLEAGFPLIIATFFLAGALQLGMGLLGIGKLVRYMPYPVVSGFMSGIGVIIVITQIFPFLGVGAPAGGPMGTIRSLHTIPEIVNLASVGVALATIAIIYLFPRITKVVPSSLVALIAVSVGAFFLLDPDSILRINSRGPIPTGLPELQLGFWGVFGSFELVMFMLEYGFTLAALGSIDSLLTSLVADNMTKTRHDSNKELVGQGLGNMAGALIGGLPGAGATMRTVINIKSGGTDKLSGVVAGTLLLAILLGLGSLVGHVPNGVLAGILITVGIGIIDYKGMRHLRTVPRADAAVMIAVLALTVFVDLLVAVAAGMVMAALLFMKGIADVVEHRTQSAPLKEFSRELPWSDEGDLIARRGDKVYIKHLDGPLFFGFASRFQELVRRLPALEVVVIRMEKVPYMDQSGLYALEEAILELRKQDIKVVLTDIHGQPRDLAEKIRLIPDLVPERYCFATFRECALWLERYLEDPTVEPSVTPRPELEPVGV from the coding sequence ATGTCCAAGACCTCCTTCTTCTCGAACGTCCGCGGGAACCTCTTCGGGGGCCTCACCGCGGGCATCGTCGCCTTGCCGCTAGCCCTGGCCTTCGGCGAGCAGACGGAGCTGGGCGCCATCGCCGGGCTGTACGGCGCCATCGCCCTCGGAATCGTGGCCGCGATCTTCGGCGGCACGCGCACCCAGATCAGCGGCCCCACCGCGCCGATGACCGTCGTCTCGGCGGTGGTGATCGCCGAGGCCATCCGCTTCGCCGGCGGGCTGGAGGCGGGCTTCCCGCTGATCATCGCCACGTTCTTCCTGGCGGGCGCTCTCCAGTTGGGGATGGGCCTGCTCGGGATCGGCAAGCTCGTGCGCTACATGCCCTATCCGGTGGTGTCCGGGTTCATGAGCGGGATCGGCGTGATCATCGTGATCACCCAGATCTTCCCGTTCCTCGGCGTGGGCGCGCCCGCGGGCGGCCCCATGGGCACGATCCGCAGCCTGCACACCATCCCCGAGATCGTGAATCTGGCCTCGGTGGGGGTGGCGCTGGCCACGATCGCCATCATCTACCTGTTCCCGCGCATCACCAAGGTCGTGCCGTCCTCCCTGGTGGCCCTGATCGCGGTGTCGGTGGGCGCGTTCTTCCTGCTGGATCCGGATTCGATCCTGCGCATCAACTCGCGGGGCCCCATCCCGACCGGCCTGCCGGAGCTCCAGCTCGGCTTCTGGGGCGTCTTCGGCAGCTTCGAGTTGGTCATGTTCATGCTCGAGTACGGCTTCACGCTGGCCGCCCTCGGCTCCATCGACTCGCTGCTCACGTCGCTGGTGGCGGACAACATGACCAAGACCCGCCACGACAGTAACAAGGAGCTCGTGGGTCAGGGTCTGGGCAACATGGCGGGCGCTCTGATCGGCGGTCTGCCGGGTGCGGGCGCCACGATGCGCACCGTGATCAACATCAAGTCGGGCGGAACCGACAAGCTGTCCGGTGTCGTGGCCGGTACACTGCTGCTGGCCATCCTGCTGGGACTGGGCTCGCTGGTCGGGCACGTCCCCAACGGGGTGCTGGCCGGCATCCTGATCACGGTCGGGATCGGCATCATCGACTACAAGGGCATGCGCCACCTGCGCACCGTCCCGCGCGCCGATGCGGCCGTCATGATCGCCGTCCTGGCGCTCACCGTGTTCGTGGACCTGCTGGTGGCCGTGGCTGCCGGTATGGTGATGGCGGCCCTGCTGTTCATGAAGGGCATCGCGGACGTGGTGGAGCACCGCACCCAGAGCGCTCCGTTGAAGGAGTTCTCGCGAGAGCTGCCGTGGTCGGACGAAGGCGACCTGATCGCCCGCCGTGGCGACAAGGTCTACATCAAGCACCTGGACGGGCCGCTGTTCTTCGGCTTCGCCAGCCGCTTCCAGGAGCTGGTGCGCCGCCTCCCCGCGCTGGAGGTGGTGGTGATCCGGATGGAGAAGGTCCCGTACATGGACCAGTCCGGTCTCTATGCGCTGGAGGAGGCCATCCTGGAGCTGCGCAAGCAGGACATCAAGGTGGTCCTCACCGACATCCACGGGCAGCCGCGTGATCTGGCGGAGAAGATCCGCCTGATCCCCGACCTGGTCCCCGAGCGGTACTGCTTCGCCACGTTCCGGGAGTGCGCGCTCTGGCTGGAGCGGTACCTGGAGGATCCGACCGTGGAGCCCTCGGTGACGCCGCGGCCCGAGTTGGAGCCGGTCGGGGTTTGA
- a CDS encoding carbonic anhydrase family protein: MTTMMATTHTKDTQAAVTPEDALRFLREGNERFLNGNTIERPWLEQIRTTAEGQYPFAVVLGCIDSRVPVEAVFDQGIGDVFTARVAGNVINADILGSMEFACKLAGAKAIVIMGHTACGAVKGAIANAQMGNLTELVSKIAPAVNTARAEDPAEGEGFVDRVVEINIGGVLRQIRERSAVLAQMERDGEIALVGAMYDVATGEVRFLDA; this comes from the coding sequence ATGACCACGATGATGGCCACCACGCACACGAAGGACACGCAGGCCGCCGTGACGCCCGAGGATGCGCTGCGCTTCCTGCGCGAGGGCAATGAGCGATTCCTCAACGGCAACACCATCGAGCGGCCCTGGCTCGAGCAGATCCGTACCACCGCCGAGGGGCAGTATCCGTTCGCCGTCGTGCTCGGCTGCATCGATTCGCGGGTCCCGGTCGAGGCGGTGTTCGATCAGGGCATCGGGGACGTCTTCACGGCGCGTGTGGCAGGCAATGTCATCAACGCGGACATCCTCGGAAGCATGGAGTTCGCCTGCAAGCTCGCGGGAGCGAAGGCCATCGTGATCATGGGTCACACGGCCTGCGGCGCCGTCAAGGGTGCGATTGCCAACGCGCAGATGGGCAACCTCACGGAGCTGGTGAGCAAGATCGCGCCGGCCGTGAACACCGCGCGCGCGGAAGACCCGGCCGAGGGGGAAGGCTTCGTGGATCGGGTGGTCGAGATCAACATCGGGGGCGTGCTGCGCCAGATCCGTGAGCGTAGCGCGGTGCTGGCGCAGATGGAGCGGGATGGAGAGATCGCCCTCGTCGGTGCCATGTACGACGTGGCGACCGGAGAGGTGCGTTTCCTCGACGCCTGA
- a CDS encoding serine hydrolase produces MRRARSASFLLLVAACGGEQAALEMADSTVADPDRAYLLARADSLELPTTWEAPPGNAADHHTAGFAKILCSNIFLTGLDLADAAENTGYFTAPYEERALVVDTAVDMQTGTVRLTLPSGVVRQAKRYGSQGCVASPLGEDSVHFTPSVVQPDLPDPATTPWPMGDVLPDAPFPAGVDEAKVQQAVEAAFAEGGMTNAFVVTYQGRIIAERYGPGIDLHTPLESWSMGKSLTGSLIGVLIQRGVYDLWQPAPIPEWQERADDPRQQIRIGDIMRMSSGLRIRAPQDPDFDPTLGYPDHLYLYTGTVDSYHWAATRPQQWPPNTVGRYRNTDPVLGNYLVRLGVESLGEDYHAFPQRALFDKIGIRDMIMETDPYGNFLTQGYEFGAARDWARLGNLYLQDGVWNGERILPEGYAEYAGTLAPAWVADRRLQYGGAFFWVNGNGSFPVPETAYYMAGAGGQNTIIIPTHDLVVVRLGKYKGARVGGDALDRALELLMEAVPPSA; encoded by the coding sequence ATGCGCCGCGCACGATCGGCGTCGTTCCTGTTGCTCGTTGCCGCCTGCGGGGGTGAGCAGGCCGCCCTGGAGATGGCCGACTCCACCGTGGCCGATCCGGACCGGGCCTATCTGCTGGCTCGCGCGGACTCGCTCGAGCTGCCCACGACGTGGGAGGCGCCCCCCGGCAACGCCGCCGACCACCACACGGCCGGGTTCGCCAAGATCCTCTGCTCCAACATCTTCCTGACCGGGCTCGACCTGGCCGATGCGGCGGAGAACACCGGGTACTTCACGGCACCCTACGAGGAGCGCGCACTGGTCGTCGACACGGCCGTGGACATGCAGACCGGAACGGTGCGCCTGACCCTCCCGTCCGGGGTGGTGCGCCAGGCCAAGCGGTATGGCAGTCAGGGCTGCGTGGCCAGCCCGCTCGGTGAGGACAGCGTGCATTTCACGCCGTCCGTGGTGCAGCCCGACCTCCCCGACCCCGCCACCACCCCCTGGCCCATGGGGGACGTCCTCCCGGACGCGCCGTTCCCCGCCGGTGTGGACGAAGCCAAGGTCCAGCAGGCCGTCGAGGCCGCCTTCGCGGAAGGCGGGATGACCAATGCGTTCGTGGTCACCTACCAGGGGCGGATCATCGCCGAGCGCTACGGGCCCGGCATCGATCTCCACACGCCGCTCGAGAGCTGGTCGATGGGCAAGAGCCTCACGGGCTCGCTGATCGGTGTGCTCATCCAGCGCGGCGTATACGACCTGTGGCAGCCGGCTCCCATCCCGGAGTGGCAGGAGCGCGCCGACGATCCGCGGCAACAGATCCGGATCGGCGACATCATGCGCATGTCGAGCGGCCTCCGGATCCGCGCCCCGCAGGATCCGGATTTCGATCCCACCCTCGGCTATCCCGATCACCTGTACCTGTACACGGGCACGGTGGACTCCTACCACTGGGCCGCCACCCGGCCGCAGCAGTGGCCGCCCAACACGGTCGGCCGCTACCGCAACACGGATCCGGTGCTCGGCAACTACCTGGTGCGCCTCGGGGTGGAGTCGCTGGGGGAGGACTACCATGCATTCCCGCAGCGGGCCCTGTTCGACAAGATCGGGATCCGCGACATGATCATGGAGACCGACCCCTACGGGAACTTCCTCACGCAGGGCTACGAGTTCGGGGCCGCGCGCGACTGGGCCCGGTTGGGCAACCTGTATCTCCAGGACGGCGTCTGGAACGGCGAGCGGATCCTGCCGGAGGGCTACGCGGAGTATGCGGGTACGCTGGCGCCGGCCTGGGTCGCCGACCGGCGCCTCCAGTACGGCGGCGCCTTCTTCTGGGTGAACGGCAACGGCAGCTTCCCGGTTCCGGAGACCGCGTACTACATGGCGGGCGCCGGGGGCCAGAACACGATCATCATCCCCACCCACGACCTGGTGGTGGTGCGGCTGGGCAAGTACAAGGGCGCCCGGGTCGGCGGCGACGCGCTGGATCGGGCGCTCGAGCTGTTGATGGAGGCGGTGCCTCCGAGCGCCTGA
- a CDS encoding DUF302 domain-containing protein, with amino-acid sequence MSDAPGFEIELALEGEAAVHRVTDALKEEGFGVLTRIDLDQAFSEKLGIDFRPYAILGACNPTLAHRALTARPEVGLLLPCNVTVESTAEGGSLVRIIDPDAMLGVGALASDPDIQAVAREARARLERVAETLSA; translated from the coding sequence ATGTCCGATGCGCCCGGATTCGAGATCGAGCTCGCGCTGGAGGGAGAGGCGGCCGTGCACCGCGTCACCGATGCCTTGAAGGAAGAGGGCTTCGGTGTGCTGACACGGATCGACCTGGACCAGGCCTTCTCCGAGAAGCTGGGGATCGACTTCCGACCCTACGCCATCCTCGGCGCCTGCAATCCCACGCTGGCCCATCGCGCCCTGACGGCGCGCCCGGAGGTGGGGCTGCTCCTGCCCTGCAACGTGACGGTGGAGTCCACCGCGGAGGGCGGCTCCCTGGTCCGGATCATCGACCCCGACGCCATGCTGGGCGTGGGTGCGCTCGCCTCCGATCCGGACATCCAGGCGGTGGCCCGCGAGGCGCGCGCCCGGCTGGAGCGGGTGGCGGAGACCCTGTCGGCCTGA
- a CDS encoding AI-2E family transporter, whose amino-acid sequence MSGDPGEPSERPASRPLVGRSHPNEDTGVSSEWDLERERDRFRKRALLLLVAFVTVMFLAVIRPFLVSVLLAAIFAGMFHAIYEWIGKRVDGRMRLASALTVLFVLLLIVLPTAGFLTLVASQALGVAESARPWIEEQLARPGGLDALLDRIPFIDRIPMLRDAIPEQQEILARLGDVASTAGTFVVAGLAAVTRGTLSVVLQLFIVLYAMYFFLLDGQRTLDRMLYLLPLSPEDENRLVERFVSVTRATLKGSMVIGILQGALAGVAFWLAGVQGAAFWGTVMVVLSVIPGVGAALVWIPAVLYLLAVGSVGAGIGLGIWCAVVVGTIDNFLRPKLVGRDTKMSDLLILLSTLGGIVFFGAVGFILGPIVAAVFVTVWDVYGKTFRDILPPAPTR is encoded by the coding sequence GTGAGCGGCGATCCCGGCGAGCCGTCCGAGCGGCCGGCGTCCCGCCCGCTGGTGGGCCGGTCGCACCCGAACGAGGACACAGGTGTGAGCAGCGAGTGGGACCTCGAGCGCGAGCGCGACCGCTTCCGCAAGCGCGCCCTGCTGCTGCTCGTCGCGTTCGTGACGGTCATGTTCCTGGCCGTCATCCGACCGTTCCTCGTCTCGGTCCTGCTGGCCGCCATCTTCGCCGGCATGTTCCACGCGATCTACGAGTGGATCGGGAAGCGTGTGGACGGCCGCATGCGACTGGCTTCCGCGCTGACCGTGCTGTTCGTCCTGCTGCTGATCGTGCTGCCCACCGCCGGCTTCCTCACCCTCGTGGCCTCGCAGGCGCTCGGCGTGGCGGAATCGGCCCGGCCCTGGATCGAAGAGCAGCTGGCGCGGCCCGGCGGCCTCGACGCCCTGCTGGACCGCATCCCGTTCATCGACCGCATCCCGATGCTGCGCGACGCCATCCCCGAACAGCAGGAGATCCTCGCGCGCCTCGGCGACGTGGCCAGCACGGCCGGCACCTTCGTCGTCGCCGGGCTGGCGGCCGTCACCCGCGGCACCCTGAGCGTAGTGCTCCAGCTCTTCATCGTGCTCTACGCGATGTACTTCTTCCTGCTGGACGGGCAGCGCACGCTGGACCGGATGCTCTATCTGCTGCCGCTGTCACCGGAGGACGAGAACCGTCTGGTCGAACGCTTCGTCTCCGTGACCCGGGCCACGCTCAAGGGGTCGATGGTGATCGGCATCCTCCAGGGCGCGCTCGCCGGTGTGGCCTTCTGGTTGGCGGGCGTGCAGGGCGCTGCGTTCTGGGGAACCGTCATGGTCGTGCTCTCCGTGATCCCCGGCGTGGGCGCCGCGCTGGTGTGGATCCCGGCGGTCCTGTACCTGCTGGCCGTCGGGAGCGTGGGTGCCGGGATCGGCCTGGGCATCTGGTGCGCCGTGGTGGTGGGGACCATCGACAACTTCCTGCGGCCCAAGCTGGTCGGGCGGGACACCAAGATGTCCGACCTGTTGATCCTGCTCAGCACGCTCGGGGGGATCGTCTTCTTCGGTGCGGTCGGGTTCATCCTGGGCCCGATCGTCGCCGCCGTGTTCGTGACGGTGTGGGACGTGTACGGCAAGACGTTCAGGGACATCCTGCCGCCGGCCCCCACCCGCTGA
- a CDS encoding winged helix-turn-helix transcriptional regulator — protein MQEGSTWHFLTNHAHVLLCISSDPDLTVRELAQWIGITERAVIRIIGELDEDGFLVRTREGRRNHYDINLDQPLRHPVEAHCTVGDLIRMYRDGTGPRVAPPRE, from the coding sequence GTGCAGGAAGGATCGACGTGGCATTTCCTGACCAATCATGCCCACGTCCTGCTCTGCATCTCGAGCGATCCGGATCTGACGGTCCGGGAGCTGGCGCAGTGGATCGGGATCACCGAGCGCGCCGTCATCCGCATCATCGGCGAGCTCGACGAGGACGGATTCCTGGTGCGCACCCGTGAGGGACGCCGCAACCACTACGACATCAACCTGGACCAGCCGCTCCGGCACCCGGTCGAAGCCCACTGCACGGTAGGCGACCTGATCCGGATGTACCGCGACGGCACCGGTCCCAGGGTCGCGCCGCCGCGCGAGTGA
- a CDS encoding M20/M25/M40 family metallo-hydrolase codes for MPRLRRLSLCATLLAVLAWPRPAAAQTVPDFDAARDEAVATLVDLIRINTTSPPGNETEVAEYVKRVLAEEGIEGQIYAKDPTRGNLVARLPGNGTKEPLLILAHSDVVGAELESWTGDPFAGTIEDGYVYGRGASDDKDMIAAALQVMLMVKRSGRVLDRDIILLIEAGEEGATEFGIDYMVENHLDKIRAEFALNEGGTIHQTEDGSVDYVVVGATEKVPWRQIKLVARGTAGHGSQPRLDNPVVRLAAAVAKVGAHQMPARLNEVTREYFKRLAEISPPEQADLYRNIEDPTRGPQIEEEFRRNDIAANSTLRTSISPNIIQGGFRYNVIPSEAEATLDVRALPDEDMDAFLDELRRIIDDPLVEVTPPVSWRPSAPPSPLSSDLFLALEAAQARMFPGAITLPTMSTGATDSAQLRAAGIPTYGIGAMARDEDSRAHGNDERVSVEGMGTFVEYIWWAVMEVAGRPAS; via the coding sequence ATGCCGCGACTCCGCCGTCTGTCCCTCTGCGCGACGCTCCTGGCCGTCCTGGCCTGGCCGCGGCCCGCAGCCGCCCAGACCGTGCCCGACTTCGACGCCGCCCGCGACGAAGCGGTGGCGACGCTCGTGGACCTGATCCGGATCAACACGACCAGCCCGCCGGGCAATGAGACCGAGGTGGCCGAGTACGTGAAGCGGGTGCTCGCCGAGGAAGGGATCGAGGGGCAGATCTACGCCAAGGACCCGACGCGCGGAAACCTGGTGGCCCGTCTGCCGGGCAACGGCACCAAGGAGCCGCTGCTGATCCTGGCGCACTCCGACGTGGTGGGTGCGGAGCTGGAATCGTGGACGGGCGATCCGTTCGCCGGCACCATCGAGGACGGCTACGTCTACGGCCGCGGTGCGAGCGACGACAAGGACATGATCGCCGCGGCGCTCCAGGTGATGCTCATGGTCAAGCGGTCGGGACGTGTGCTCGATCGCGACATCATCCTGCTCATCGAGGCCGGTGAGGAAGGCGCCACCGAGTTCGGCATCGACTACATGGTGGAGAACCACCTCGACAAGATCCGGGCGGAGTTCGCGCTCAACGAAGGCGGGACCATCCACCAGACCGAGGACGGCTCCGTCGACTACGTCGTGGTGGGCGCCACCGAGAAGGTGCCGTGGCGTCAGATCAAGTTGGTGGCGAGAGGAACAGCCGGGCACGGATCCCAGCCCCGCCTGGACAACCCGGTGGTGCGCCTGGCGGCCGCGGTGGCCAAGGTGGGCGCGCACCAGATGCCGGCTCGCCTGAACGAGGTGACGCGCGAGTACTTCAAGCGGTTGGCCGAAATCAGCCCGCCCGAGCAGGCCGATCTGTATCGCAACATCGAGGATCCGACGCGTGGGCCGCAGATCGAGGAGGAGTTCCGGCGCAACGACATCGCCGCCAACTCCACGCTGCGAACATCCATCTCGCCCAACATCATCCAGGGCGGGTTCCGCTACAACGTGATCCCGAGCGAGGCCGAGGCCACGTTGGACGTGCGCGCCCTGCCGGACGAGGACATGGACGCGTTCCTGGACGAGCTCCGCCGCATCATCGACGATCCGCTGGTGGAGGTGACGCCTCCCGTGTCGTGGCGGCCGTCGGCTCCGCCGTCTCCGCTGTCGTCCGACCTGTTCCTGGCGCTCGAGGCGGCACAGGCGCGCATGTTCCCGGGCGCCATCACGCTGCCGACCATGTCCACCGGCGCGACGGACTCCGCGCAGCTGCGCGCGGCCGGCATCCCCACCTACGGGATCGGAGCGATGGCGCGCGACGAAGACTCCCGCGCCCACGGCAACGACGAGCGTGTCTCCGTGGAGGGCATGGGGACGTTCGTGGAGTACATCTGGTGGGCGGTGATGGAGGTCGCGGGCCGTCCGGCGAGCTGA